Proteins from a genomic interval of Musa acuminata AAA Group cultivar baxijiao chromosome BXJ1-9, Cavendish_Baxijiao_AAA, whole genome shotgun sequence:
- the LOC135593405 gene encoding scarecrow-like protein 8: protein MASGIPGRKLGYEGSGGGGGGGNLFKRTLADMERQLQNALLLRSVRQRTQTMPSIFSFSYGVGGLVCNSFTAAAPQRLVSSLPSASSSEFGLPRKPELLLVSSVPEDRSPVSVSDQLRELERQLLLDDEDEAEASVSCGSAATHAEAIQRLISPPPLLASPTNSSSSTISFASCSPPSSMPSPPLPPSSRQMLLDTATALGEGNLDAATANLTLLKRAADTRGDAEHRLMAVMVTALLSRLNHPQVGISHPIADLRSPEHFAATQMLYSLSPCFKLGFVTANSAILDATKDEPKIHILDFEVGQGGQYAALVQTVAERLRLRPAKSPPAIRITAIIDPSSPFTNINAGNLRAVGDRIKKLAERFRVVLHFNIVSLRVAELGAASLGCETGEETLVVNLPFVLSRVPDESVSPENPRDELLRRVCALRPRLVAIAEQEINTSTAPFPARLAEACRHYGALLESLEAAAQGSSGPERGRVEAGLARRAVNAVAGEGAERVERCEVLGKWRARMSMAGFEPVPLGPTVVESIKARLASSWPNPGFTVKEDAGSLALGFAWMNRVLTVASAWR from the coding sequence aTGGCGTCTGGGATACCCGGACGCAAGCTCGGCTACGAGGGAAGCGGAggtggcggtggaggaggaaACCTCTTTAAGAGGACGCTGGCGGATATGGAAAGGCAGCTGCAGAACGCGCTTTTGCTGCGGTCGGTGAGGCAAAGAACTCAGACCATGCCTTCAATCTTCAGTTTTTCTTATGGAGTCGGAGGTCTCGTTTGCAACTCGTTCACCGCCGCTGCGCCGCAGAGACTGGTTTCTTCCTTGCCGTCTGCCAGTTCCTCGGAGTTTGGGTTGCCACGGAAACCCGAGTTGCTCCTCGTCTCGTCGGTTCCGGAGGATAGGTCTCCCGTCTCGGTTAGTGACCAACTCCGGGAGCTGGAGCGGCAGCTCCTGTTGGACGACGAGGACGAGGCCGAGGCCAGCGTGTCGTGCGGCTCCGCCGCCACCCACGCCGAGGCGATCCAGCGGCTGAtttcgccgccgccgctgctcgcgTCGCCAACTAACTCCTCTTCTTCCACCATCTCCTTCGCCTCCTGCTCTCCTCCCTCGTCCATGCCCTCCccacctcttcctccttcctcgagGCAGATGCTTCTTGATACCGCCACCGCCCTCGGCGAAGGGAATTTGGACGCGGCGACAGCAAATCTGACCCTGCTAAAGCGCGCGGCTGATACGCGAGGTGATGCCGAACATCGCCTCATGGCGGTGATGGTCACCGCGCTTCTATCTCGCCTCAATCATCCGCAAGTGGGAATCTCCCACCCGATCGCGGACCTCCGCAGCCCGGAGCACTTCGCTGCCACCCAGATGCTCTATAGTCTATCTCCCTGCTTCAAGCTCGGATTCGTCACTGCCAATTCTGCGATCTTGGATGCCACGAAGGACGAACCTAAGATTCACATCCTCGACTTTGAAGTCGGGCAGGGTGGCCAATACGCCGCTCTCGTCCAGACCGTCGCCGAGCGCCTACGACTCCGCCCCGCCAAATCCCCACCTGCCATCAGGATCACCGCCATCATCGACCCCTCCTCCCCGTTCACCAATATCAACGCCGGAAACTTGAGGGCTGTTGGCGACCGGATCAAGAAGCTAGCGGAAAGGTTCCGCGTGGTGCTCCATTTCAACATCGTCTCTCTGCGAGTGGCAGAGTTGGGCGCGGCTTCGCTCGGGTGCGAGACCGGGGAGGAGACCCTAGTCGTGAACCTTCCGTTCGTCCTCTCGAGGGTTCCCGACGAGAGCGTCTCCCCGGAGAACCCCCGCGACGAGCTTCTCCGGCGCGTGTGCGCCCTCCGGCCGCGGCTGGTGGCGATTGCGGAGCAGGAGATCAACACCAGCACCGCGCCGTTTCCCGCTCGGCTCGCCGAGGCGTGCAGGCACTACGGGGCGCTGCTGGAGTCGCTGGAGGCGGCGGCGCAGGGCAGCTCGGGCCCAGAGCGGGGGCGGGTGGAGGCCGGGTTGGCGCGGCGGGCGGTGAACGCGGTGGCGGGGGAGGGGGCGGAACGGGTGGAGCGGTGCGAGGTGTTGGGCAAGTGGCGGGCGCGGATGAGCATGGCCGGGTTCGAGCCGGTACCTCTGGGGCCGACCGTGGTGGAGTCCATCAAGGCCCGGCTCGCCTCATCCTGGCCCAACCCGGGGTTCACCGTGAAGGAGGATGCCGGCAGCCTCGCGCTCGGGTTCGCTTGGATGAATCGGGTGCTCACTGTCGCGTCTGCGTGGCGTTAG